In Brienomyrus brachyistius isolate T26 chromosome 25, BBRACH_0.4, whole genome shotgun sequence, a single window of DNA contains:
- the casp3a gene encoding caspase-3a, protein MSVVPDKRAPEDEVDARAAGVDAPSGGASSSSVSPGCSQVDAKAEDLLYRYKLDYPSLGMCVIINNKNFDRNTGMNARNGTDVDAGNVMKAFTKLGYKVTVKNDLTVEKIKQVLSKAALEDHSKAASFVCVLLSHGDDGVLYGTNGPVDLKILTGYFRGDHCPTLVGKPKLFFIQACRGTDLDQGIEQDGDLETDGPGKSPDRIPVEADFLYAYSTAPGYYSWRNTMCGSWFIQSLCDMLGKYGNRLELMQIMTRVNHKVALDFESSSDIPGFHAKKQIPCIVSMLTKEMYFKS, encoded by the exons ATGTCTGTTGTTCCGGACAAAAGAGCACCGGAGGATGAAGTGGACGCTCGGGCGGCCGGTGTCGACGCTCCGTCAGGCGG AGCCTCGAGCTCTTCTGTGTCCCCTGGATGCTCGCAAGTGGACGCCAAGGCTGAAGACCTTCTGTACAGGTACAAGCTGGACTACCCTAGCCTCGGAATGTGCGTCATCATCAACAACAAGAACTTTGACAGAAACACGG GCATGAATGCCCGCAACGGCACGGATGTGGACGCCGGGAACGTGATGAAGGCATTCACCAAACTGGGCTACAAAGTAACCGTGAAAAATGACCTTACCGTGGAGAAAATCAAGCAGGTGTTGTCAAAAG CTGCCCTGGAGGACCACAGCAAGGCGGCCTCCTTCGTGTGTGTCCTGCTGAGCCATGGCGATGATGGCGTGCTCTACGGCACCAACGGCCCGGTCGACCTCAAGATCCTCACGGGCTACTTCCGTGGCGACCACTGTCCAACCCTGGTGGGAAAGCCCAAACTCTTCTTCATCCAG GCGTGCCGAGGGACTGATTTGGATCAGGGCATCGAGCAGGATGGGGACCTCGAAACAGACGGGCCCGGGAAGTCTCCAGACAGAATCCCCGTGGAGGCAGATTTCCTGTATGCATACTCCACTGCCCCAG GGTACTACTCATGGAGGAACACCATGTGCGGGTCCTGGTTCATCCAGTCTCTTTGCGACATGCTGGGCAAGTATGGGAATCGGCTGGAGCTCATGCAGATCATGACCCGAGTCAACCACAAGGTGGCGCTGGACTTTGAATCCTCGTCCGACATCCCTGGATTCCACGCGAAGAAGCAAATTCCTTGTATAGTGTCTATGTTGACCAAGGAGATGTACTTTAAGTCATAG
- the primpol gene encoding DNA-directed primase/polymerase protein isoform X1: MTTQREEKVKRVEELVRSFQQHPLAALYRPRLCRPWEPSSVWRLFPRQSAALAFAKGCKEDVHVFALERELTEAGQRIYLVTSYSELWHYYRTFRHSLMHCYEVIPEGAVCKVYFDLEFHKPSNEGLDGPQMVQLLIQYVCRKLDEFYGVSCSAENVLNLDSSTDDKFSRHLVFVLPDAAFKDNAHVGRFVHKILQPEPESLQEGQGITEEAAAPEMDVDWEFTGSDELGSPQPKRRKPGGGGLHFLRVKDKEGRWGLLVDLGVYTKNRNFRLYKSSKAGKNTAFTVAADNCFVPRPDRQLSAEECLFLASLVTNVSFTGQKILTSEVSDVKNTQASFRQPALLQPSIAEPLGGSQSSPYKEVDEFILSLVRKDGVQGAVRRCSYFEVEQLLVYDILRYRWCGNVGRFHRSNNIMILVDLKEEVWYQKCHDPVCRSQNYRSSSYPLPQDICFSYLMKEDDEDLEYLMDDMGNIESSQRQEGSQAPSAEQLPDWELWPDNEAHLEALEEMERMSAEEVPDELLLESMAQFESSGCVG; encoded by the exons ATGACAACCCAGAGGGAAGAGAAAGTCAAACGggtggaggagctggtgagATCTTTCCAGCAGCACCCCCTAGCTGCCCTCTACAGGCCACGGCTGTGCCGACCCTGGGAGCCGTCATCTGTCTGGAGGCTGTTTCCACGGCAAAGTGCAGCGCTAGCCTTCGCCAAGGGCTGCAAGGAG GATGTGCACGTGTTTGCCCTGGAGAGGGAGCTGACGGAGGCGGGACAGAGGATCTACCTAGTGACCAGTTACTCTGAGCTGTGGCATTACTACAG GACGTTCAGGCACTCGCTGATGCACTGCTATGAGGTCATCCCCGAAGGCGCCGTGTGCAAGGTCTACTTCGACCTGGAGTTCCACAAGCCCTCCAACGAGGGCTTAGACGGTCCACAGATGGTTCAGCTGCTCATTCAG TATGTCTGCCGGAAGCTGGATGAGTTCTATGGGGTGAGCTGCTCCGCAGAGAACGTACTCAACTTGGACTCCAGCACCGATGACAAGTTCAGCCGCCATCTCGTGTTTGTGCTGCCAGATGCGGCGTTCAAAGACAACGCACACGTCG GTCGATTTGTCCACAAGATTCTCCAGCCCGAGCCGGAATCCCTCCAGGAAGGACAAGGCATCACCGAAGAGGCAGCCGCTCCGGAGATGGATGTGGACTGGGAGTTCACTGGCTCAGATGAGCTTGGGAGCCCTCAGCCAAAGAGACGGAAACCGGGAGGGGGAGGCCTCCACTTCCTGCGGGTGAAAGACAAAGAGGGACGATGGGGGCTCCTTGTGGATCTGG GTGTCTACACAAAGAACCGAAATTTCCGCTTGTACAAGTCCTCCAAAGCTGGCAAGAACACCGCCTTCACCGTTGCCGCGGACAACTGCTTCGTCCCGCGGCCTGACAGGCAGCTCTCGGCGGAGGAATGCCTGTTTCTGGCCTCCCTGGTGACCAACGTCAG TTTCACAGGTCAGAAGATTCTGACGTCGGAGGTCTCTGACGTGAAGAACACGCAGGCCTCATTCCGCCAGCCTGCCCTCCTTCAGCCGAGCATCGCCG AGCCTTTAGGCGGAAGCCAGAGCTCTCCCTACAAAGAAGTGGATGAATTCATCCTGTCCTTGGTCAGAAAGGATGGTGTTCAGGGAG CCGTCCGGCGCTGCAGCTACTTTGAGGTGGAGCAGCTGCTCGTCTACGACATTCTGAGGTATCGCTGGTGTGGGAACGTGGGCCGGTTCCACAGGAGCAACAACATCAT GATCTTGGTGGACCTCAAGGAGGAAGTGTGGTACCAGAAGTGTCATGACCCCGTGTGCAGGAGCCAGAATTACAGGTCTTCGA GTTACCCCCTACCACAGGACATCTGCTTCAGCTACCTGATGAAAGAG GACGATGAGGACCTGGAGTATCTCATGGACGACATGGGTAATATCGAGTCAAGCCAAAGACAGGAAGGGAGCCAGGCCCCCAGTGCTGAGCAGCTCCCGGACTGGGAGCTCTGGCCAGATAACGAGGCCCACCTGGAGGCCCTGGAGGAGATGGAGAGGATGTCCGCTGAGGAGGTGCCCGATGAGCTCCTGCTCGAGTCCATGGCTCAGTTCGAGTCCTCGGGGTGTGTTGGCTGA
- the primpol gene encoding DNA-directed primase/polymerase protein isoform X2, with translation MHCYEVIPEGAVCKVYFDLEFHKPSNEGLDGPQMVQLLIQYVCRKLDEFYGVSCSAENVLNLDSSTDDKFSRHLVFVLPDAAFKDNAHVGRFVHKILQPEPESLQEGQGITEEAAAPEMDVDWEFTGSDELGSPQPKRRKPGGGGLHFLRVKDKEGRWGLLVDLGVYTKNRNFRLYKSSKAGKNTAFTVAADNCFVPRPDRQLSAEECLFLASLVTNVSFTGQKILTSEVSDVKNTQASFRQPALLQPSIAEPLGGSQSSPYKEVDEFILSLVRKDGVQGAVRRCSYFEVEQLLVYDILRYRWCGNVGRFHRSNNIMILVDLKEEVWYQKCHDPVCRSQNYRSSSYPLPQDICFSYLMKEDDEDLEYLMDDMGNIESSQRQEGSQAPSAEQLPDWELWPDNEAHLEALEEMERMSAEEVPDELLLESMAQFESSGCVG, from the exons ATGCACTGCTATGAGGTCATCCCCGAAGGCGCCGTGTGCAAGGTCTACTTCGACCTGGAGTTCCACAAGCCCTCCAACGAGGGCTTAGACGGTCCACAGATGGTTCAGCTGCTCATTCAG TATGTCTGCCGGAAGCTGGATGAGTTCTATGGGGTGAGCTGCTCCGCAGAGAACGTACTCAACTTGGACTCCAGCACCGATGACAAGTTCAGCCGCCATCTCGTGTTTGTGCTGCCAGATGCGGCGTTCAAAGACAACGCACACGTCG GTCGATTTGTCCACAAGATTCTCCAGCCCGAGCCGGAATCCCTCCAGGAAGGACAAGGCATCACCGAAGAGGCAGCCGCTCCGGAGATGGATGTGGACTGGGAGTTCACTGGCTCAGATGAGCTTGGGAGCCCTCAGCCAAAGAGACGGAAACCGGGAGGGGGAGGCCTCCACTTCCTGCGGGTGAAAGACAAAGAGGGACGATGGGGGCTCCTTGTGGATCTGG GTGTCTACACAAAGAACCGAAATTTCCGCTTGTACAAGTCCTCCAAAGCTGGCAAGAACACCGCCTTCACCGTTGCCGCGGACAACTGCTTCGTCCCGCGGCCTGACAGGCAGCTCTCGGCGGAGGAATGCCTGTTTCTGGCCTCCCTGGTGACCAACGTCAG TTTCACAGGTCAGAAGATTCTGACGTCGGAGGTCTCTGACGTGAAGAACACGCAGGCCTCATTCCGCCAGCCTGCCCTCCTTCAGCCGAGCATCGCCG AGCCTTTAGGCGGAAGCCAGAGCTCTCCCTACAAAGAAGTGGATGAATTCATCCTGTCCTTGGTCAGAAAGGATGGTGTTCAGGGAG CCGTCCGGCGCTGCAGCTACTTTGAGGTGGAGCAGCTGCTCGTCTACGACATTCTGAGGTATCGCTGGTGTGGGAACGTGGGCCGGTTCCACAGGAGCAACAACATCAT GATCTTGGTGGACCTCAAGGAGGAAGTGTGGTACCAGAAGTGTCATGACCCCGTGTGCAGGAGCCAGAATTACAGGTCTTCGA GTTACCCCCTACCACAGGACATCTGCTTCAGCTACCTGATGAAAGAG GACGATGAGGACCTGGAGTATCTCATGGACGACATGGGTAATATCGAGTCAAGCCAAAGACAGGAAGGGAGCCAGGCCCCCAGTGCTGAGCAGCTCCCGGACTGGGAGCTCTGGCCAGATAACGAGGCCCACCTGGAGGCCCTGGAGGAGATGGAGAGGATGTCCGCTGAGGAGGTGCCCGATGAGCTCCTGCTCGAGTCCATGGCTCAGTTCGAGTCCTCGGGGTGTGTTGGCTGA
- the acsl1a gene encoding long-chain-fatty-acid--CoA ligase 1a — MQAQEILRHLRIPELEDMRQYVRNLPVNTLMGMGAFAAVTTYWYATRPRALKPPCDLAMQSVEVEGGEYVRRSVLMDSDKLITNIYSDMTTMYEVFLRGKRVSNNGPCLGSRKPNQPYQWLSYQEVADRAEFLGSALLHRGHSKARDKFVGIFCQNRPEWTIAELACNTYSLVAVPLYDTLGTDAIGYIIDKATISTVLCDVPDKVRLILDCVSGIEHSVKTLIVIEPFDGDLVAKGRKCGIEIVSLKEMESMGMANHKAPLPPKPEDLAIICFTSGTTGNPKGAMLTHGNIVSNCSAFIRTTQEQLHLNRDDVLISFLPLAHMFERVVEGVCLSYGARIGYFQGDIRLLMDDLKTLRPTVFPVVPRLLNRMFDRIFGQANTPLKRWLLDFASRRKEAELRSGVVRKDSMWDRLIFSKVQASLGGRVRLMITGAAPVSPTVLTFLRAALGCQFYEGYGQTECTAGCTLSLPGDWTAGHVGAPLPCNLVKLVDVPDMNYFAAKGEGEVCIKGPNVFQGYLKDPEKTAETIDKDGWVHTGDIGKWLPNGTLKIVDRKKHIFKLAQGEYIAPEKIENIYIRSDPVAQAFVHGDSLQACLVAIIVPDPDFLPDWARKRGIEGSYTELCRNQEVKNAILEDIMRLGREAGLKSFEQVKDIVLHPEMFSIQNGLLTPTLKAKRAELRSYFREQIEQLYSKIKM, encoded by the exons ATGCAAGCCCAGGAGATCCTGCGGCACCTGCGCATTCCCGAGCTGGAGGACATGCGGCAGTATGTGCGCAACCTGCCCGTGAACACACTGATGGGCATGGGTGCATTTGCTGCTGTCACCACCTACTGGTACGCCACGCGGCCGCGCGCCCTCAAACCGCCCTGTGACCTGGCCATGCAGTCTGTGGAGGTCGAG ggtggcGAGTATGTCCGCCGGTCGGTGCTGATGGACAGCGACAAGCTCATCACTAACATCTACAGTGACATGACAACAATGTATGAAGTCTTCCTTCGAGGGAAACGCGTGTCCA ACAACGGACCCTGCTTGGGCTCCCGGAAACCCAACCAGCCTTACCAGTGGCTGTCCTACCAGGAG GTGGCAGACAGAGCAGAGTTCTTGGGATCTGCGCTGCTTCACAGGGGTCACTCCAAGGCCAGGGACAAGTTCGTCGGCATCTTCTGCCAGAACAGACCAGAG TGGACGATAGCCGAGCTGGCGTGTAACACATACTCCCTGGTGGCCGTCCCATTGTATGACACGCTGGGCACAGACGCCATTGGCTACATCATTGACAAAG CCACCATCTCCACGGTGCTGTGTGACGTCCCAGATAAGGTCAGGCTCATCTTGGACTGTGTCAGTGGCATTGAGCACTCTGTCAAGACGCTCATCGTCATCGAGCCCTTTGACGGTGACCTGGTGGCCAAAGGCAGGAAGTGCGGCATCGAGATCGTCAGTCTGAAGGAAATGGAG AGTATGGGCATGGCCAATCACAAGGCCCCGCTG CCCCCCAAACCTGAAGACTTGGCCATCATCTGCTTCACCAGTGGAACCACCG GAAACCCAAAGGGGGCAATGCTCACCCATGGCAACATCGTGTCCAACTGCTCTGCCTTCATCAGAACCACCCAG GAACAGCTTCATCTGAACAGAGATGACGTCCTCATCTCCTTCCTGCCGCTGGCCCACATGTTTGAGCGCGTGGTGGAG GGTGTCTGCCTGTCCTATGGTGCCAGGATCGGCTATTTCCAGGGTGACATCCGGCTCCTCATGGACGACCTAAAGACGCTGCGACCGACCGTGTTCCCTGTGGTGCCCCGGCTACTCAACCGCATGTTCGACAGG ATCTTCGGGCAGGCGAACACACCACTGAAGCGATGGCTCCTGGACTTCGCCTCGCGGagaaaggaggcggagctgaggagcGGCGTGGTGCGGAAGGACAGCATGTGGGACAGGCTCATCTTCAGCAAAGTGCAG gccagCCTGGGCGGCCGCGTGCGTCTGATGATCACGGGAGCGGCACCTGTGTCTCCGACCGTTCTGACTTTCCTTCGTGCGGCACTGGGCTGCCAG TTCTATGAAGGATACGGGCAGACTGAATGCACAGCTGGGTGTACACTCTCTTTACCCGGGGACTGGACTGCAG GTCATGTGGGGGCTCCCCTGCCCTGTAACCTGGTGAAGCTGGTGGACGTGCCGGACATGAACTACTTTGCAGCcaagggagagggagag GTGtgcatcaaaggaccaaacgTCTTCCAAGGCTACCTGAAGGACCCGGAGAAGACAGCTGAGACCATCGATAAGGACGGCTGGGTCCACACTGGCGACATCGGCAAGTGGCTTCCG AATGGCACCCTGAAGATTGTGGACCGGAAGAAGCACATCTTCAAGTTGGCACAGGGCGAGTACATCGCGCCTGAGAAGATCGAGAACATTTACATCCGCAGCGACCCGGTGGCCCAGGCTTTTGTTCATGGGGACAGCTTGCAG GCATGTCTGGTGGCCATCATTGTGCCCGACCCAGATTTCCTACCTGACTGGGCCAGAAAGAGGGGTATTGAGGGGTCCTACACCGAGCTGTGCAGGAATCAG GAGGTGAAGAATGCCATCCTCGAGGACATCATGAGGCTGGGTAGAGAGGCCGGACTGAAGTCCTTTGAGCAG GTGAAGGACATCGTCTTGCACCCCGAGATGTTCTCCATCCAGAACGGTCTGCTCACCCCCACACTCAAGGCCAAGCGCGCGGAACTACGCAGCTACTTCAGGGAGCAGATCGAGCAGCTCTACAGCAAGATCAAGATGTAG